The nucleotide sequence CATATAGCAACAGGAGACCCAGAGTTTAACTTAAAATGTGCAAAAAAAGCTTATGGAAATAATTTGGTATCTTTCGACCCTGGGCAAGATTTACCACAATATTCAAAAGAAAATTTATTAGAGATTATTGAACATACAAACTTTTTGTTTATGAATAGGCATGAATTTGAAAGGGCTTCAAAGTTATTGAATTTTGAAATTAATGATTATTTGGAGAGGGTTGATGTCCTTATAGTAACAAAAGGTTCTAAAGGTAGCACAATATATACCAAAGATAAAAAAATAGAGATTCCATGTATTAAAGCGGAAGAAGTTATAGACCCAACAGGAGCTGGAGACAGCTACAGAGCAGGATTTTTATCTGCTTATGTTAAAGGATATGATTTGGAGAAATGTGGTTTAATTGGGGCTGCAACCGCTTCATTTGTTGTTGAGGCAAAGGGATGTCAAACGAATTTACCAACATGGGATAAAGTTGTTGAGAGATTAGAAAAACATGGATTCAAAATATAAAATCCAAAACTAAATATAAAACTCTTTCAATAATAAAATTATGAGGGATATTATGGATATAGTAGAAAGAATAAACAAATTAAAAGAAGAAAAAAATGCAATAATCTTAGCTCATAACTACCAACTAAAGGAAATACAGAAAATAGCTGATTTCCGTGGAGATTCATTAGAACTCTGTATTAAAGCAAAGGAAACAGATGCAGATATAATTGTATTTTGTGGAGTAGATTTTATGGGAGAGTCTGCTAAAATTTTAAATCCAGATAAGAAAGTTTTAATGCCAGAAATTGAAGGAACTCAATGTCCAATGGCTCATCAATTATCTGCAGAGATTATAAAAAAATATAGAGAAAAATATCCAGAAGCCCCATTAGTTGTTTATGTGAATACAACAGCAGAGACAAAGGCATTGGCAGATATAACTTGCACATCAGCAAATGCAGATAAAGTTGTTAATTCCTTAGAGGCAGATACAATTTTATTCGGTCCAGATAACAATTTGGCTTATTATGTGCAGAAAAGGACTGATAAAAAAATAATACCTATCCCAGAAGGAGGAGGCTGTTATGTGCATAAAAAATTCACCATGGAAGATTTAAAGAGAGCTAAAGAGAAATATCCAAATGCTAAAGTTTTAATTCATCCAGAATGTAGCCCAGAATTGCAAGATAACGCTGATTATATAGCAAGTACAAGTGGAATAATAAGAATAGTGTTAAATTCTGACCATGAAGAGTTTATAATTGGTACTGAAGTAGGGATTATAGATAGAATAGAATTAGAGCTTGAAAAAATAGGTAAAAAGAAAACTCTCATTCCATTAAGAGAAGATGCTATTTGCCATGAGATGAAAAGAATAACCTTAGAGAAGATAGAAAGATGTTTATTAGAAGAAAAGTATGAGGTTAAATTAGATAAAGATATTATTGAAAAAGCCAGAAATGCCATTGAAAGAATGTTAGAAATTAAATAGGGAATAACATGAGAGTAGAAGAAACTGAAATCTTTAAAAAATATTTTAAAAACCTAACAGACAGAGAGAGGGCAGTGTTTGAAGGGGGAATTACCTTAGGAGCTTTATTTCATCAATTTGTTGGCACTCCGGTAAGTAAAGATAATAAAGAATCATTAGAGAGAGCTATAGAAGAGGCTATGAAAAATCAGCCATGTGTTTATGATATAAAAGTAAGAATTAAGGATGTTGGGGAAAAGTATGTTTCTCTTGATGGAAAGATGTTAGATGTTGATTTAAAAATTAAAGTAAATAGAACTATTGCCCATTTAAAACTTGAATATATTCCAGAAATTGACTACCCTCTTATGTATGTGAAAAAGTTCGAAGAATAAATAATTTATTTTACTAATTACAGACTTTTGAAACTATGATTAAATATATAACATTGTTTAGGTGAATGGGATGAAAAAGTTTGTTTTTATATTTTTGATATTTACCATGTTCAGTTATGTTTATTCTTCAAACATTGAATATAAATATACGAGTTCAATTCCAATAGAATTTGTTCCATTATCAAAAGTTGAAAATGTTGAGAAGCTTAATGAATTTTTAGATAAAAATAACTCTCTAACTGTGTTCTGTTTTGATAATGATTCAATTGATGAGAATATTTTATATTATTTAGGAATAAAGAAATACTTGCCATCGAAAATTCCTGATTATGGGAATTATACATACGTAAATAAAAACGGAGTTATTGTTGTATATCCAAAATACAGTGTTTATAGAGAAGATGGGGCTTTAATATTCAACCCGCCAAAAGAAGAGAATTACAGTGAGTATGAGTTTGTAAAGCCATATAAAATTAAAGTTCCAAATACTTCAAAAGTCCCAAATTATGATGGATACGTATTGATAGAAAACGCTACATTTATCCTTTATCCAAAAAAATACATCATTAGAGGAGATGAAGGGGAAATTTATTATATCCCGCCAAAAGAAAGTTCTGATGAATATTATTGTAAATACTCTTACAATCTTCCAGTAAAATACATCCCTGACTATTATGATTATGTATTTGTTGATAATAATGGTATTTTCATAATCTATCCAAAAAAATATGTTACAAGAAATGATGAAGGAGTTTTAATATTCAACCCACCCGTAGAAGTAAGAGAAGTTCCAATTTATAAGATTAATTATAGAAAAGTAGCAGACGGTGTTTATGAAATTAAAGAAAATAAACTACTCTTCATGTATCCAACATCTTTGAATGATAAAGAAACTCTTGACATTATTGGAGAGTATATAGCTAAAAATGGTGGAGTTTTTGCATATATAAATAAAGTTCCGCCATATTATAAGCATATACTCGTTTCAGGAGTTGCTGTAAATAAAATAATCCCAGATGAGAATGGAGATTATGCTATAGACGTTGCAGGAAGAAAAATTAAAGTGGATATGTTGGATGATGAGATAATCAACAAAAAATTAAAATACATAAAGGCTTTGAAGGCTTTAGATATAAATGTAAGTTACATAGTAACTGGTAGTGAGGGTATTGATATTGTTGAAAAATCTGATGTTGATGTAGATGAACTTAAGGATTTATACAATTATTATTGGTTTAAAAAATGGTGGCAAAATTACACCCATCTTTACTTTAATCCATCAAAATTAGAAAGCATTGAATCAGAAGATATATTGGCTTTAAGCTATTATCCTCTAATTTATGTTGATAAAGCACCAGAAACATTTAGAAATGACCCTATTGGCGGTTATTATCCTCAAGTTATAAGTTATAAAGGAACAGAAGATTATGGTTATTGGGAAGAAGGGGCTAAGAGTGAAAACATTTATTATCACTTAGATTATGGAGAACCTTATTGGGATGGAAAAGCTAAAGAGCCATCAAAATGGTATTATGAAGGAGAACCAGTTTCAATGAAAGATGACAGCGAAATGTGGGATAAATATAAGTATTTCAACCGATGGTTTGTGAAAAATTATGCCTATGCATTGGCACGAGGATGTGATGGGTTATTCTTGGAGAGTTCAGATAAAAACTTGGTAGATGCAATTTTTGGAAATGATAATGAAGATTTAGATTGGAAATTGGATTTAGACGGTAAAGTGGATTATGTAGTAATTCCTGGACATAAAGGGTTTGAAATTTATAATGGAATTCCAATTATCAGAATTCCAACACCACTCAAAGAAATTTATGGAGTAAATGTTGTTAATACTCTCTATATTCCACCAAAAGATGAGGACTTTGGAATTTATATTGCAGATATTAGGGATTATGATAGAAAGTTAATTATTAAACTAAAAGAAAATGGAACTGAAGTAGTTTCATTTAAAGATTTGGCCAAATGGCTTAATAAATACACTAAAAATAATATCTTCTACAATGGAACTGCTATAAGGATAAATGACAATAATGGAATAAAAATCACCTTATTTAAAAAGAACTTTGATATGAGCAATTATACTTTTGAAGAGTTTGATAAAGAACACTGCAAATATGTAATAGTAAATCCACCAAAAATAATCCCTTTAAACTAAATCTATAATATTTTGGTGATAATAATGAAAATAGGATTTTATAATATTCAAGGGGGGACTGGAAAAACAACAATTGCTGCAAATTTTGCTTACATACTTAGTCATTCAGCTAAAACTATATTGATTGATTGTGATATATATGGAGGAACTACTGCTTTGCTATTTGGTCTTGAAGATAAAGAACACAACCTAAATACATACCTTTCAGGAGACTCTGCAATTGAAGATATAATATATCAATACGATGACTTGGCAATTATACATACTGATGTTTCCTCAAGAGTTTTTGGATACAAAGTTGATTTATACAGATTTGAGGATTTAATCAAAACGTTGGAGGAAGAGTATGATGTTATAGTTTATGATTTCCCACCAAACATTACTGAAGATAATCCATTGGTTGGATATGTTGGTGAGTTTGAATTGGTTAATAAAGTTGTTATAGTTGGAGAAGATAGTATTCCATCAATTGTGAACTCACTAAAATCTATGGAGCTTATAAGAGATTTAGGTATAGGGCTTACGGGGATAATTATAAATAAATATAAGGGGCTTACGGATATTAGTGAGATAATAGACGATGTTATTGGAATTCTACCTTATGACCAAAATGTAGAGAGGCAGTGGGTAGAGAGTACACCAATAGTAAAAATTAAAACAAAATTCACAAAGGAAATGACTAAATTAACCAATGAGCTTGCAAGTGTATATTTAGAGAAAGATTTGGCATCATTAAGAGCCTTGAAATTAGCAAAAGCTATATCAGAGCTAACTGAAGAAGAAAAATTAGAAAAAGAATTAGAATTCAAAGATTTAGAATAAAATGAAGTGATAGGGATGTTAACAAAGAGGATAATTCCATGTTTGGATATTAAAGATGGGAGAGTAGTTAAAGGGACAAAATTTTTAAATCTGAGAGATGCTGGAGACCCCGTTGAGTTAGCCCAGTACTATGATAATGAAGGAGCTGATGAACTTGTATTTTTGGATATAACTGCTTCAGCTGAAAAGAGAGATATAATTATTGATGTTGTGGAAAGAACAGCTGAAAAAGTTTTTATTCCATTAACTGTTGGTGGTGGAATTAAATCAATTGAAGATTTTAGAAAGATATTGAGGGCTGGAGCTGATAAAGTTTCAATAAATACTGCAGCAGTAAAAAATCCTAATTTAATTAAAGAAGCAAGTGAAATATTTGGCTCTCAATGTGTTGTTGTTGCTATTGATGCTAAGAGGCATTATGTTAATGAGGATGAGATAGATAAGATAGATAAGAATGTTGTTAAGGTAGAGGATGGTTATTGCTGGTTTGAAGTTTATATATATGGAGGAAAGAAAGAAACTGGTATAGATGCAATAGAATGGGCTAAGAAAGCTGAAGAATTGGGAGCTGGAGAGATTTTATTGACAAGTATAGATAAAGATGGGACAAAAAGTGGCTATGATTTAGTATTAACAAAAGAGATTTCTAAAAGTGTTAAACTCCCTGTTATTGCGAGTGGAGGTTGTGGAAAACCAGAACATGTTTATGAAGCATTCACTATAGGAAAAGCAGATGCCGCATTAATGGCAGGGATATTGCATTATAGAGAATATACAATAGAGGAAATAAAGAAATACTGTGCTGATAGAGGAATACCTATGAGATTGTTATAAATCCCATTATTTTATCTTTAATTTTTATTATTTTAGAGATTTTAAGACTTCATCCTTCAATATATTTAATATTTTTTTTCTATATTCAAGAAATTCTATACTTGTTCTATCTCTTGGCCTTTCCAAATCAATTTCAACAATCTCTTTTATCCTCCCAGGTCTTGCGGTTAATACAACAACTCTATCTGAAAGATAAACTGCCTCATCAACGCTATGGGTGACGAAAAACACCGTCTTTTTCTCCTTTTGCCATATTTTCAATAGCTCATTCTGTAAGATGTTTCTTGTTTGGGCATCTAATGCTGCAAACGGCTCATCCATTAAAACAATCTCTGGGTCGTTGGCTAAAGTTCTCGCTATCGCAACTCTTTGCTGCATCCCTCCACTTAATTGATAAGGATAAGCATCTTCAAACCCTTCTAATCCAACCATTTTAATGAATTTTTTAGCAATCTCTATTCTTTCTTTTTTTGGAATACCTTTTAACTCTAAACCAAATGTAACGTTTTTTAAAACAGTTCTCCAAGGCATTAATGTATATTGCTGAAATACAACTCCTCTATCAGCTCCTGGTCCCTTAACTTCTTTTCCATCCAACAAAACTTTTCCTTTAGTTGGATAATCTAAACCGGCTATAATCCTTAGTAATGTTGTTTTTCCACAACCACTCGGACCCATAACTGTTAAAAATTCATTCTCATAAACCTCTAAATTAATATTATCTAATGCTTTAACTCTATTTCCATTAAATTCAAAAATTTTTGTTAGATTTTCAACTTTCAGCTTCACTTTCATCCTATCCCTTTTTTATTTCTTAGACCATAGGAGGAAACCTCCTATTGGTATGAACCTTTTAGTAAAAGCTTCACCAAAATATAACACCTCCTCGCTTCGCTCGGAGGTGTAACTTAGAGTTTTTTGGGTATACCAATAGGGCGAAGCCCTATGGTTGCGGATACCACACGTCCATTAACCAATTATCAAAGATTTTAAATTAAATAAGGCACTTATAGAAGCCCAAAGGGCTTCTAAATATTCCTTAGTAAATAATATCTTCCTTTGATAATTGGTTATAAGTTGCCTCTTTCAGAGGCAATTAATGTCCAATATATGTCTTTTAATGATGCCTTAATTATTTCATTCTATTTCATCATTTTTCTCCATACGAAATACTTGTCTTCAATATATCTTAGCCCTCTGTCTAATATAAGCCCAATTAATCCAATAATTATCATACAGGCAATAACAACATCCATTCTACTTAATGAATAGGCATACATAATTAGATAACCTAAACCAGCATTACTTGATGGTAGCATTTCAGCAGCAACAACACACATCCATGCTATACCTGCTCCAACTCTAAGTCCAGTTAAAATACTTGGAGATGATGCAGGGATAACAACTTTTATTAAAATATCTCTACCTTTAGCTCCTAATGTTAAAGCCGCTTCAATTAATGGGGTAGGAACTCCTTTAACTCCGGATATGGTGTTTATTAATATTGGGAAGAACGCTCCAATGAATATTATAAATATCATTGACATCTCTCCAAGTCCAAACCATGCCAATGATAGAGGAACCCAAGCTAATGGTGGAATTGGTCTTAATAGTTCAATTAAAGTATCGCATAAGCTGTTTATTGTTCTATAATATCCCATCAATATTCCTAAAGGTATTGCTACAATTGAGGCTAATAAAAAACCACCTAAAACTCTCTTTATGCTAATTATTGTATTGTCTATTAAACTTCCAGTTCCTAAAATTCCTTCAAATGGATGAATTAGAACGTTAATAACTGCCTCAACTTTTGGCAAGATAACAGGTTTATTTAGATATATAGCTAAAATTTCCCATGCAATGACGACACCTATTGGAAGAGCTACTTTTAGTATTATATCTCTCGAACTTATCTTCACACATATCCCCTTTTTGATTCATCTCTTGTCTCATAATTTAACAAAACTTTAAAAATACTATGAAGTATTTAAATTTTGTTATTCCCAAAGTGTTCCATTTAAATAGCTAATAATTTTGTCGTTAGTTTTATTGTAAATCTTTCCAATTAACGCCTTAATTTTAACTCCTTCATCAGTATTAATTTCTTCAACATTTTTTATTGTTATAACCATCTTCATCTTTCTCATAAAATCTAAAAACTCATCAAAATCCTCTTCACTATCAAATATTAGCTCAAAATCTTCAGAAACTCTCTCTCCATTAGCTACTTTATTAATTGTTTCAACCATTGGGGATAAAATTGCTTCCCCTAAATCTTTAGCCCTCTTTTTTCTTTCTTCAAGAGTTTCTTTAAACTCATAACTCATAAATCCTTCTCTCACAATTCTACTAAATATAAAGTCAATACCTAAATCAAAGAAAAATGTAAATGCTGATTTTAAATCTTCACATTGAGTGTAGTGAGTTGTGTATTTTATAGGGGAAATAGCCATGTCAGGGTCTTTTAAAACAACACCCTCCCTCCCTTCTTTATTTAACTCTTCAATAATTTTTCTTACATGTATGTGGGCTTCATCCTTATCAACAATAGCTAAGGGCTTAACATGAGGCAAGTTATATTTTTCACATAACTTTATTCTCTCTTTTACTGGCAGGGATTTGTTAGTTTCCCTCTCTTTTATGTCAAATATATAAAATCCTAAATTTTCATAACCTCTATCAACTTCCTTATAATAATAAGGAGTGTAAGGGTTGTTTAAACCAATCATCTCCCCACATAGCATGTATTCATTATAATCATCTAAAATCTCTAAATTTAAGAATTTTTTAACTTTTTTTGTTGTGAATGGGCAGATATATCCACTTCTTGTTAATGCATAAACTTCGCCATCTATTTTAACTATTCTTATATTATAGCCGTTCAATTTTTCTTCAACAACAACTTTATCAATAAAGTGCTTTTTTATTGTTGGATAGAGAGTTATAGCTCTATATGTCTTTGGATAACCTCTAACAACATCAAGATTATCATTTAAAAATATAACTGTCCCCTTCTCTACCCCTTTAAATTCTTTTTTGAATAATAAGTGTTTTTGTTCTTTATATTCATCTTCCCTTAAAATTTTCTTTTTAAAAGCTTTATCCAAATCTTTTATAGATAAATTGAGTTTTTCCGCTATTTTATCTAAATCGTATGTTGAAACTTGCATAACTATCAACCCCATGTATTCTATAAATCTGAAATGCTTTGATAATATGCTAAAGTTATAAATAACTTTAGTTACAAAATTAATATTAGTTGTTTTAACCTAAAAATATTTACTAAAAAGTGGGATAAGAATGAGACGATTTGGAATAATGAGTGTGGTTGTAATTTTTACCTTAATTAGCTTGGTAATGAGTGGTTGTATGGTAATCCTTCCAAAAAAATACCCCGATGTTTTGTATAAAGAATATGATGTAGTAAAGATTGAGAATAGGACAATAAACGGTGTAAAGACAGCCATAGTGTATCAAGTAAAGACAAAGATTGGGCCAAGAAGTAGTGCATCTGACTTAGATGCAGATAGTAAAAAAGATATTGGAGCAATAACATATTATGTTTTTAAAAATACTGATGTTGATGAAGTGCAAATTATCTGCTACTACGCAGGAGGAGGAGGGCTCCAGCCA is from Methanocaldococcus bathoardescens and encodes:
- the hisF gene encoding imidazole glycerol phosphate synthase subunit HisF; this encodes MLTKRIIPCLDIKDGRVVKGTKFLNLRDAGDPVELAQYYDNEGADELVFLDITASAEKRDIIIDVVERTAEKVFIPLTVGGGIKSIEDFRKILRAGADKVSINTAAVKNPNLIKEASEIFGSQCVVVAIDAKRHYVNEDEIDKIDKNVVKVEDGYCWFEVYIYGGKKETGIDAIEWAKKAEELGAGEILLTSIDKDGTKSGYDLVLTKEISKSVKLPVIASGGCGKPEHVYEAFTIGKADAALMAGILHYREYTIEEIKKYCADRGIPMRLL
- a CDS encoding RNA ligase, translated to MQVSTYDLDKIAEKLNLSIKDLDKAFKKKILREDEYKEQKHLLFKKEFKGVEKGTVIFLNDNLDVVRGYPKTYRAITLYPTIKKHFIDKVVVEEKLNGYNIRIVKIDGEVYALTRSGYICPFTTKKVKKFLNLEILDDYNEYMLCGEMIGLNNPYTPYYYKEVDRGYENLGFYIFDIKERETNKSLPVKERIKLCEKYNLPHVKPLAIVDKDEAHIHVRKIIEELNKEGREGVVLKDPDMAISPIKYTTHYTQCEDLKSAFTFFFDLGIDFIFSRIVREGFMSYEFKETLEERKKRAKDLGEAILSPMVETINKVANGERVSEDFELIFDSEEDFDEFLDFMRKMKMVITIKNVEEINTDEGVKIKALIGKIYNKTNDKIISYLNGTLWE
- a CDS encoding MinD/ParA family ATP-binding protein, which translates into the protein MKIGFYNIQGGTGKTTIAANFAYILSHSAKTILIDCDIYGGTTALLFGLEDKEHNLNTYLSGDSAIEDIIYQYDDLAIIHTDVSSRVFGYKVDLYRFEDLIKTLEEEYDVIVYDFPPNITEDNPLVGYVGEFELVNKVVIVGEDSIPSIVNSLKSMELIRDLGIGLTGIIINKYKGLTDISEIIDDVIGILPYDQNVERQWVESTPIVKIKTKFTKEMTKLTNELASVYLEKDLASLRALKLAKAISELTEEEKLEKELEFKDLE
- the nadA gene encoding quinolinate synthase — translated: MDIVERINKLKEEKNAIILAHNYQLKEIQKIADFRGDSLELCIKAKETDADIIVFCGVDFMGESAKILNPDKKVLMPEIEGTQCPMAHQLSAEIIKKYREKYPEAPLVVYVNTTAETKALADITCTSANADKVVNSLEADTILFGPDNNLAYYVQKRTDKKIIPIPEGGGCYVHKKFTMEDLKRAKEKYPNAKVLIHPECSPELQDNADYIASTSGIIRIVLNSDHEEFIIGTEVGIIDRIELELEKIGKKKTLIPLREDAICHEMKRITLEKIERCLLEEKYEVKLDKDIIEKARNAIERMLEIK
- the mptD gene encoding dihydroneopterin aldolase; this encodes MRVEETEIFKKYFKNLTDRERAVFEGGITLGALFHQFVGTPVSKDNKESLERAIEEAMKNQPCVYDIKVRIKDVGEKYVSLDGKMLDVDLKIKVNRTIAHLKLEYIPEIDYPLMYVKKFEE
- a CDS encoding carbohydrate kinase family protein produces the protein MEKITCVGHTALDYIFNVEKFPEPNTSIQIPSARKYYGGAAANTAVGIKKLGVDSELLSCVGYDFKNSGYERYLKNLGINISKLYYSEEEETPKAWIFTDKDNNQITFFLWGAAKHYKELNPPNFNTEIVHIATGDPEFNLKCAKKAYGNNLVSFDPGQDLPQYSKENLLEIIEHTNFLFMNRHEFERASKLLNFEINDYLERVDVLIVTKGSKGSTIYTKDKKIEIPCIKAEEVIDPTGAGDSYRAGFLSAYVKGYDLEKCGLIGAATASFVVEAKGCQTNLPTWDKVVERLEKHGFKI
- a CDS encoding ABC transporter permease → MSSRDIILKVALPIGVVIAWEILAIYLNKPVILPKVEAVINVLIHPFEGILGTGSLIDNTIISIKRVLGGFLLASIVAIPLGILMGYYRTINSLCDTLIELLRPIPPLAWVPLSLAWFGLGEMSMIFIIFIGAFFPILINTISGVKGVPTPLIEAALTLGAKGRDILIKVVIPASSPSILTGLRVGAGIAWMCVVAAEMLPSSNAGLGYLIMYAYSLSRMDVVIACMIIIGLIGLILDRGLRYIEDKYFVWRKMMK
- a CDS encoding ABC transporter ATP-binding protein codes for the protein MKVKLKVENLTKIFEFNGNRVKALDNINLEVYENEFLTVMGPSGCGKTTLLRIIAGLDYPTKGKVLLDGKEVKGPGADRGVVFQQYTLMPWRTVLKNVTFGLELKGIPKKERIEIAKKFIKMVGLEGFEDAYPYQLSGGMQQRVAIARTLANDPEIVLMDEPFAALDAQTRNILQNELLKIWQKEKKTVFFVTHSVDEAVYLSDRVVVLTARPGRIKEIVEIDLERPRDRTSIEFLEYRKKILNILKDEVLKSLK